A region from the Bacteroidales bacterium genome encodes:
- a CDS encoding response regulator transcription factor, translating to MENEKTKVLLAEDDRNLGNILRTYLEAKGYSTRLFVNGQEASDAFSKEPFDFCIVDVMMPIKDGFTLAKDIRKVDSQIPILFLTAKSLEEDKLKGFQSGGDDYLTKPFSMEELLARMEAILRRTVTKTSASGNKGILEIGNFVFDYNHQLLTIKGVEQKLTSKEADLLKLLGEHVNNVVDRSFALNRIWQNDSYFNARSMDVYVAKLRKYLKEDPSVELINVHGIGFKLVTNTPS from the coding sequence ATGGAAAACGAAAAAACCAAAGTACTGCTTGCCGAAGATGACCGCAATCTCGGCAATATCCTGCGGACCTACCTGGAAGCAAAAGGATATTCTACACGGTTATTCGTGAATGGACAGGAAGCCAGTGATGCCTTCTCCAAAGAGCCTTTCGATTTTTGTATTGTGGATGTAATGATGCCGATTAAAGATGGTTTTACCCTGGCAAAAGATATCAGGAAAGTAGATTCACAAATCCCGATTTTATTCCTCACAGCTAAATCCCTCGAAGAAGATAAACTAAAGGGTTTTCAGTCCGGTGGTGACGACTACCTCACTAAACCCTTCAGCATGGAGGAATTATTAGCCAGGATGGAGGCTATACTTCGTCGGACGGTTACAAAAACATCTGCATCGGGGAATAAGGGAATACTGGAAATCGGAAATTTTGTTTTTGATTATAATCACCAGCTATTGACCATCAAAGGGGTAGAGCAAAAACTTACCTCTAAAGAAGCCGACCTTCTGAAACTACTTGGTGAGCACGTAAATAATGTTGTTGATAGAAGCTTTGCCCTGAACAGGATCTGGCAAAATGACAGCTATTTCAATGCCAGGAGTATGGATGTGTATGTGGCTAAACTGAGGAAATACCTAAAAGAAGACCCTTCCGTTGAACTGATCAATGTTCATGGTATTGGCTTCAAACTGGTTACCAATACTCCCAGCTAA
- a CDS encoding DNA alkylation repair protein, translated as MQYFLPLQIAFENNADPLRAVSVRSYMKDIAEFYGMPAPIRQSISREFFRNNGYPQKQHLEAIVNYTWEKPEREWQYIAMDIIEYYAKKGEEVVLPLAAYMITHKSWWDTVDFIASNIVGTLLKKRPELITSQIEEWMKSGNLWLQRTCLLFQLKYRKETDEELLFGLCERLSQHKDFFIRKAIGWSLREYSKHNSQAVLEFVQTHELSPLSSKEAIRWMAK; from the coding sequence ATGCAGTATTTCTTACCCCTTCAAATCGCATTTGAGAATAATGCGGATCCTTTAAGGGCTGTGTCTGTCAGATCTTACATGAAGGATATCGCTGAATTTTACGGTATGCCGGCTCCGATCCGCCAATCAATATCACGGGAGTTTTTCAGAAACAACGGGTATCCTCAAAAGCAACATCTTGAGGCAATCGTAAATTATACCTGGGAGAAGCCGGAGAGGGAATGGCAATATATAGCAATGGATATTATTGAATATTATGCAAAGAAAGGGGAAGAAGTGGTACTTCCGTTGGCCGCTTATATGATAACCCACAAATCATGGTGGGATACGGTGGATTTTATAGCATCAAATATTGTTGGAACCCTATTGAAAAAACGACCCGAGTTAATCACTTCACAAATTGAGGAATGGATGAAATCCGGGAACCTGTGGCTTCAAAGGACCTGCTTGTTATTCCAACTGAAATACAGAAAAGAAACAGATGAAGAGCTTTTGTTTGGATTATGTGAAAGGTTATCCCAACACAAGGATTTTTTTATCCGTAAGGCAATTGGTTGGTCCCTTAGAGAATACTCGAAACATAATTCACAAGCTGTCCTTGAATTTGTTCAAACACATGAATTGTCTCCCTTAAGCAGTAAAGAGGCTATCCGATGGATGGCAAAATAA